In one window of Zingiber officinale cultivar Zhangliang chromosome 11A, Zo_v1.1, whole genome shotgun sequence DNA:
- the LOC122031395 gene encoding lysine histidine transporter-like 8 produces MGRGRVEVRRIENKINRQVTFSKRKAGLLKKAYELSVLCNVELSLIIFSGRGKLFDFSTASSQERPPSISYQPLPSSSFCSAAFFILNAFGIIAFAFKGHNLVLEIQATMASIFKHPAHVPMWRGAKVAYLLIAMCLFPIAIGGFWAYGSLMPQGGILNALYIYHSHDIPRGLLATTFLFVVFNCLSSFQIYSMPIFDNFEEGYTSQTNRPCSIWVRSGFRVFYGFISFFIGVALPFLSSLAGILGGLTLPCWSVY; encoded by the exons ATGGGGCGGGGGAGGGTTGAGGTGAGGAGAATAGAGAACAAGATCAATAGGCAGGTGACCTTCTCCAAGAGGAAGGCCGGGCTGCTGAAGAAGGCCTACGAGCTCTCTGTTCTCTGCAACGTCGAACTCTCCCTCATCATCTTCTCCGGCCGCGGCAAGCTCTTCGACTTCTCCACCGCCTCCAg CCAAGAAAGACCCCCTTCCATCTCCTATCAACCACTGCCCTCATCTTCCTTTTGTTCCGCTGCTTTTTTTATCTTGAATGCTTTTGGAATAATAGCATTTGCATTCAAGGGACACAATCTTGTTTTAGAAATCCAG GCAACAATGGCATCAATTTTCAAACACCCTGCACATGTTCCAATGTGGAGGGGAGCCAAGGTCGCCTATCTTCTAATAGCAATGTGTTTATTCCCTATTGCCATTGGAGGCTTCTGGGCTTATGGTAGCCTA ATGCCTCAAGGAGGAATACTAAATGCCCTTTATATATATCACAGCCATGATATCCCAAGAGGGCTTCTAGCAACAACATTCCTCTTTGTTGTGTTTAACTGCCTCAGCAGTTTTCAGATATACTCCATGCCTATTTTTGACAACTTTGAAGAAGGTTATACAAGCCAAACAAATCGACCCTGCTCGATTTGGGTTCGATCTGGCTTCCGAGTATTTTATGGCTTCATCTCGTTCTTCATTGGAGTAGCACTTCCTTTCCTGTCTAGTCTTGCTGGCATCTTGGGTGGCCTCACTCTcccgtgttggagtgtatactga